In Halogeometricum sp. S1BR25-6, a single genomic region encodes these proteins:
- a CDS encoding LAGLIDADG family homing endonuclease gives MAQAPQDPDVDLTDRFVQFYRKYYSDDIGRLAQRYPNEQRSLYVDYDDLFRFDEDLAEDYRKKPDQIREYAEEALRLYDLPVDVKLGRAHVRLHNLPDSVDIRNIRVHDDHIGRMVSVKGIVRKATDVRPKITEAAFECQRCGTMTYIPQTDSGFQEPHECQGCERQGPFHVDFDQSEFVDSQKLRVQESPEGLRGGETPQSIDIDTEDDITGRVTAGDHVTVTGVLHIEQQTSNQEKTPIFDLYMDGVAIEIEDEEFEDMDISEEDVAEIIELSNEENIYEKMVGSVAPSIYGYEQEKLAMILQLFSGVTKHLPDGSRIRGDLHMLLIGDPGTGKCVAGDTRVTMADGSEVPIRELVERNLDDPKPVDDGVWDSVDFAVPSMAHDGSISSRRATKVWKREAPERMYEIRTASGRELTVTPSHPLFVGRDGGTDAVVAENLEPGEFVAVPRSLPAEGDDSLDVSIRRSQSNNAVRLDVPDRLTPSLARLLGYVAAEGYVERRDSGSAFVSLTNNDREILDDVADALAELGLSATERSPHDGKTARELTCSSSELVSLLEALEPALLEGSGEQRVPGSILRATRPVKRGFLRAFVDAEGTVSPTQREATISSTSRDVLEGVRSLLLAFGVDSQLRPKAGGSFRLRISGDDFARYTERVGFVVERKSEAAAAVVDADGNTNRDVVPGVGGTLRDLRESLGLAQADCGLPRSTYQHYERGDRNPSRDSLRTVVQTFAKAAEDGLAADGDGGASVERRLASLRALADGDIAWDRIEAIEPVESDEEWVYDLEIEGTHNFLTNNVVSHNSQMLQYIRNIAPRSVYTSGKGSSSAGLTAAAVRDDFGDGQQWTLEAGALVLADKGIAAVDELDKMRPEDRSAMHEGLEQQQISVSKAGINATLKARCSLLGAANPKYGRFDQYEPIGEQIDLEPALISRFDLIFTVTDDPDPDTDAELADHIINTNYAGELHTQRTKIANSEFTEDEVNAVTQEVAPEIDAELLRKYIAYAKRNCYPTMTQEAKETIRDFYVNFRAKGSDEDSPIPVTARKLEALVRLAEASARVRLSDTVSEEDAVRVTNIVESCLRDIGMDPETGEFDADIVETGTSKNQRDRIKNLKALINELEDEYEGGAPVDEVLARAEAELNLSEGKAEQEIESLRRKGEVYEPRTDHLRTT, from the coding sequence ATGGCACAGGCCCCGCAGGACCCGGACGTGGACCTCACCGACCGGTTCGTCCAGTTCTACAGAAAGTACTACAGCGACGATATCGGCCGCCTCGCTCAGCGGTATCCGAACGAACAGCGCTCGTTGTACGTCGACTACGACGACCTGTTCCGCTTCGACGAGGACCTCGCGGAGGACTACCGCAAGAAACCCGACCAGATACGCGAGTACGCCGAGGAGGCCCTCCGCCTCTACGACCTCCCGGTCGACGTGAAACTCGGGCGCGCGCACGTCCGCCTCCACAACCTCCCGGACTCCGTCGACATCAGGAACATCCGCGTCCACGACGACCACATCGGACGGATGGTCTCGGTCAAAGGAATCGTCCGCAAGGCGACGGACGTCCGCCCGAAGATAACCGAGGCCGCCTTCGAGTGTCAGCGCTGCGGGACGATGACGTACATCCCGCAGACCGACAGCGGCTTTCAGGAACCCCACGAGTGTCAGGGCTGCGAGCGACAGGGACCGTTCCACGTCGACTTCGACCAATCGGAGTTCGTCGACTCCCAGAAACTGCGCGTCCAAGAGAGCCCCGAGGGCCTGCGGGGCGGCGAGACGCCGCAGAGCATCGACATCGACACGGAAGACGACATCACGGGTAGAGTGACCGCCGGCGACCACGTCACCGTCACGGGCGTCCTCCACATCGAACAGCAGACTTCCAACCAAGAGAAGACGCCCATCTTCGACCTCTACATGGACGGCGTCGCCATCGAGATAGAGGACGAGGAGTTCGAGGACATGGACATCTCCGAGGAGGACGTCGCGGAGATTATCGAACTCTCGAACGAGGAGAACATCTACGAGAAGATGGTCGGCTCCGTCGCTCCCTCCATCTACGGCTACGAACAGGAGAAACTCGCGATGATCCTCCAACTGTTCTCCGGCGTCACCAAACACCTCCCCGACGGGTCGCGGATTCGGGGGGACTTACACATGCTGCTGATAGGGGACCCGGGTACGGGGAAGTGCGTCGCCGGAGACACCCGGGTGACGATGGCCGACGGATCGGAGGTTCCCATCCGCGAACTCGTGGAGCGAAACCTCGACGACCCGAAACCAGTGGACGACGGCGTGTGGGACTCGGTCGACTTCGCGGTGCCGTCGATGGCGCACGACGGGTCGATATCGTCGCGGCGGGCGACGAAGGTCTGGAAGCGCGAGGCACCTGAGCGGATGTACGAGATTCGGACCGCCAGCGGGCGCGAACTCACCGTCACGCCGTCGCACCCGCTGTTCGTCGGTCGCGACGGCGGCACCGACGCCGTCGTCGCCGAGAACCTCGAACCGGGCGAGTTCGTCGCCGTCCCCCGGTCGCTCCCAGCCGAGGGCGACGACTCGCTCGACGTCTCGATACGCCGTTCGCAGTCGAACAACGCCGTGCGACTCGACGTCCCCGACCGACTGACGCCGTCGCTCGCGCGTCTCCTCGGGTACGTCGCCGCCGAAGGCTACGTCGAGCGACGCGACTCGGGAAGCGCGTTCGTCTCGCTGACGAACAACGACCGCGAGATACTCGACGACGTCGCCGACGCACTCGCCGAACTCGGCCTCTCGGCGACCGAACGCTCCCCGCACGACGGAAAGACCGCGAGGGAACTCACCTGCTCGTCGTCCGAACTGGTGAGCCTCCTCGAAGCACTCGAACCGGCGCTGCTGGAGGGGTCCGGTGAACAGCGCGTCCCCGGATCGATTCTCCGAGCGACGCGCCCCGTCAAGCGAGGGTTCCTCCGCGCCTTTGTCGACGCGGAAGGCACCGTCTCTCCGACGCAACGAGAGGCGACCATCTCTTCGACGAGCCGCGACGTTCTCGAAGGGGTTCGGAGTCTTCTCCTCGCGTTCGGCGTCGACTCACAGCTTCGACCGAAGGCGGGCGGCAGTTTCCGCCTCCGAATCAGCGGCGACGACTTCGCCCGCTACACCGAACGAGTCGGCTTCGTCGTCGAACGGAAGAGCGAGGCCGCCGCAGCGGTCGTCGACGCCGACGGAAACACGAATCGAGACGTCGTTCCCGGCGTCGGTGGAACGCTCCGCGACCTGCGCGAATCGCTCGGACTGGCGCAGGCTGACTGCGGACTCCCGCGCAGTACGTACCAACACTACGAGCGCGGCGACCGGAATCCGAGTCGGGACAGCCTCCGGACGGTCGTGCAGACGTTCGCGAAGGCCGCCGAGGACGGACTCGCCGCCGACGGCGACGGCGGCGCGAGCGTCGAACGCCGACTCGCCTCGCTCCGCGCCCTCGCGGACGGCGATATCGCGTGGGACCGAATCGAGGCCATTGAGCCGGTTGAATCCGACGAGGAGTGGGTGTACGACCTCGAAATCGAGGGGACGCACAACTTCCTCACGAACAACGTCGTCTCTCACAACTCCCAGATGCTCCAGTATATCCGGAACATCGCGCCCCGGTCGGTGTACACCTCCGGGAAGGGTTCCTCCTCAGCGGGTCTTACTGCAGCGGCTGTACGCGACGATTTCGGCGACGGGCAGCAGTGGACGCTCGAAGCAGGCGCCCTCGTCCTCGCCGACAAGGGTATCGCGGCCGTGGACGAACTGGACAAGATGCGGCCGGAAGACCGCTCTGCGATGCACGAGGGTCTCGAACAGCAGCAGATTTCGGTGTCGAAGGCCGGTATCAACGCCACGCTCAAAGCCAGATGTTCGCTGCTCGGCGCGGCGAACCCCAAGTACGGACGGTTCGACCAGTACGAACCCATCGGCGAGCAGATAGACCTCGAACCCGCGCTCATCTCGCGGTTCGACCTCATCTTCACGGTGACGGACGACCCCGACCCGGACACCGACGCCGAACTCGCGGACCACATCATCAACACGAACTACGCGGGCGAACTGCACACCCAGCGGACGAAGATAGCCAACTCCGAGTTCACCGAGGACGAGGTGAACGCGGTCACACAGGAGGTGGCCCCGGAGATAGACGCCGAACTCCTGCGGAAGTACATCGCCTACGCGAAGCGCAACTGTTACCCGACGATGACGCAGGAGGCCAAAGAGACCATCCGCGACTTCTACGTCAACTTCCGCGCGAAGGGCTCCGACGAGGACTCGCCCATCCCCGTCACCGCCCGGAAACTCGAAGCGCTCGTCCGCCTCGCGGAGGCGTCGGCGCGTGTTCGTCTCTCGGACACCGTCAGCGAGGAGGACGCCGTCCGCGTCACCAACATCGTCGAGTCCTGCCTGCGCGACATCGGGATGGACCCCGAGACGGGCGAGTTCGACGCCGACATCGTTGAGACGGGTACCTCGAAGAACCAGCGGGACCGGATCAAGAACCTGAAGGCGCTCATCAACGAACTCGAAGACGAGTACGAGGGCGGTGCGCCCGTGGACGAGGTGCTCGCCCGCGCGGAGGCGGAACTCAACCTCAGCGAGGGCAAGGCCGAACAGGAGATAGAGAGCCTGCGTCGGAAGGGCGAGGTGTACGAACCGCGGACCGACCACCTGCGGACGACGTAG